TATCCAGCTCAATTCGACGCAACGGATCGAGCAGGTAATGATCTATCGGATTCACAGGTCCGGCAGTATTAAAAAAACGCATGGTTGATTCCTGTTTTTTGAATTCCTTTTCAATTTAATGACGCAGCTCACCGAATATTGTTTCCAATGATGATGCGGTTAGTAACCTCTCTCACCATGACTCAACCTCCGTTTCACTAGCCGCCACGAATCGAGTAGTAACCCACGATGGTAATTGGCCAAAACGACGTTCCAGAAGACGAAGTAACAGTTTACTTTCGCCCTCCGTTCGTCCTTCCATTCGCCCTTCTTGGTGGGCGAGTCGTTGCGTCAGCAAATGCGCAGCGGTCACTCAGGC
This Gammaproteobacteria bacterium DNA region includes the following protein-coding sequences:
- a CDS encoding hypothetical protein (Evidence 5 : Unknown function), with product MTAAHLLTQRLAHQEGRMEGRTEGESKLLLRLLERRFGQLPSWVTTRFVAASETEVESW